From the Lathyrus oleraceus cultivar Zhongwan6 chromosome 4, CAAS_Psat_ZW6_1.0, whole genome shotgun sequence genome, one window contains:
- the LOC127136296 gene encoding uncharacterized mitochondrial protein AtMg00240-like codes for MTGCRPSDFPMEQHLRLWPNDGSPLPDPTLYRRLIGRLLYLTVTRPDIQYVVNILSQLMQSPRTSHMDAVTRVLQYLQRSVGKCLFLSAASSINLVGYADSDWVGCPTTR; via the coding sequence ATGACTGGCTGTCGACCATCAGATTTTCCTATGGAACAACACCTTCGTCTATGGCCCAATGATGGAAGCCCTCTTCCTGATCCGACACTCTATCGTCGCCTCATTGGTCGTCTATTATATCTCACAGTGACACGACCTGATATTCAATATGTTGTTAACATTCTCAGTCAATTAATGCAATCTCCGCGTACCTCTCATATGGATGCAGTCACACGCGTTCTTCAATATCTTCAAAGAAGTGTTGGCAAATGCTTATTTCTCTCAGCAGCTAGCTCTATTAATTTAGTTGGATATGCAGACTCTGATTGGGTCGGTTGTCCTACAACTCGTTGA